TTCCTGTGATGATGAGTGGGGCTGTTGTTATTGTTAATGTTCCAGGTGTGCCTCGCGGGGAGCTACGCCTGACAGGAGAGGTTCTGGCGGATATTTATGCCGGAAAAATTACCCTTTGGAATGATCCTCGCATACAGGTTCTAAACCCCAAATTTAAATTACCAGAGATTGATATTGGTGCCGTGCATCGTGGGGATGGTTCAGGAACAAGTTTTGTTTTTACGTCTTATCTTTCTGAAGTTTCTCCCACATGGAAAAAAAATTATGGCGCGGGGGCATTGATTGCTTGGGAAGGAGGGGCTGGCGCACGTGGTAATGATGGTATTGCGGCTCTTGTACGCCAGACTCCCGGTGCTATTGGGTATGTTGAATATACTTATGCCGCAGAGAATGGCCTCTCCATGGCGCAACTAAAAAATAAAGATGGTTTTGAAGTCTCGCCAAATATGGAAAGTTTTAAATCGGCGGCCGCACATACGCTTTGGAAAGCACCTTATGACCATCTTAGCGTTTTAAATGAGCCGGGAAAAAACTCGTGGCCGATTACGGCTGCGAATCTTGCTTTGATTGCGTGCGATCATTCGGGGCGTTCGAGCGATCAGGGGCGTCGGGAGCAGGCGTTTTTTGCGTGGAGTTTGAGAGATGGGGTAAATTCAGCCCAAAAGCTCGGTTACCTTCTGCCCCCTTCTTCTGTAAGCGATGAGATTCTACAACATTGGCCGCAAGGCTCTTGCGTTCCTTATGGGCAATCCAAAGCTTCTCAATAATTTCCCGTTTTCGTTTCAATCCATGCCAGCTAAGCAAGGTGTCGACCAAAAAGGAAGTGAGTCCTAAAATCGTAAAGGCCAGCGCTGCCCCAAAAAGGGCAAGTAGCCATGTGGCCGTTCTTGTTTCATGGATAGAACCAAAAAATAGGGCAACAGCAGAGGCGCAGGTGAAAGCCCCGCCAAGAGCAAGCAAAATAATGCCGATATCTAGGACGAGAACACGGAGCTGTAATCTGGTTTGACGGAAAAAAAGATGATCAGAGGTTTCGAGAGGCTCTAATTTCTGCGCATCTGTCTGTGGTTCTGTGGTTAATTGTTTTTCGGCAGCCAAAACCTTATTATCAACATCATCAAGCGTATCCGCTACTTTCTGTAAACGTGTGTTGAAAATATTAATGAGCGTTCCGATACCTGAGAGCATGAAAACAGGTGTAAGCGCAAGTTGAATTAAATGTGCGGCGCTGACAACCGCATTACTGCTTACAGTATCTGGTGCAAGAAGACCCATTATACCTGTACCTGACATAGAACATCGTCCGTTTAGAAAAGAAAAACTGATAGAAAGTTTAAAAACGTCTATTTTCAAATTATGATACTTTAATGATTGAGAACGTAAAGAAGTACAAGCAGATTTAAAAGGATAGGTTGAGATGAAAGCGTTTTTTTTGAGAGTTTTTTCACCTATCTTGGAAAGTTTCAAAGTAGAAAGAAAAACGACAAATACAGGATTTGACAAAAAGAGTCAGAGTCTCTTTTTGTTTTTGCTTCTTTTGGCGATGGTGTCTCCCGCTTTTGCTTTGGAGAGCGAGGAGCATATAACACCACAAAGCACCGCGGCGCTTGTGACACTTGAAGATTCTTTGGCACCGATTCAGGGGCAGGGAAAAACTGTTTTACATGCGGGGCTTTCGCTTTCTTTAGCACCCCAATTCCATACCTATTGGCGCAATCCGGGGGATGCAGGAGAGGCTCCAGAGCTTACGCTGACGGTTGAGCATTTGTCTGAAAGTGGCCAAAGCCAACTTATCGGGAAAACGGACGAGATAACAACATGGGAGACGCCAACACGTTTTAGCGAAGCGGGATTGACAACTTTTGGGTATGAAAACCAGATTTTTTTTCCGCTCGAAATACCCCTTTCCTTCTCCGAGCCGTTTTCTGGAAAGTTAAAATTAAATCTCAAAGCAAAATGGCTTGCTTGTGCAAAAATATGTATTCCAGAAAAGGCAAATTTTACTCTGTTTGTGCCTGTTGCTGAAGCAACAAGGATTGGGGCGCAAAAGGAACTTTTTGAACGGGCGACAGGGCTTGCACCAGAGAAAGCACCGTTCGAATCTCTTTTGGAAAAAGATAATCATCTTCGTCTAAAAGGGCAGGCTCAAGGAAAAAAACAGGCGGCAGGAAATACAAAGGAAGCTTATTTCTATCCCTATAATGCCGGTTTACTCAATAGTAATGCACCTCAAATGATACAGCAGAACGGTTCAGATCTTATTTTGGATCTTGTTGCAGATAAAACAGCGCCTGATAATGGAAATTT
The sequence above is drawn from the Acetobacteraceae bacterium genome and encodes:
- the pstS gene encoding phosphate ABC transporter substrate-binding protein PstS gives rise to the protein MRHLISFFVLPLLAVSALAGRGYAAPSDLERLLQGDLMGAGSSFAAPVYMAWGEEIKKKFRMKLNYQAIGSSAGVDQAKNALVDFGSTDIPLSREELEKEGLYQFPVMMSGAVVIVNVPGVPRGELRLTGEVLADIYAGKITLWNDPRIQVLNPKFKLPEIDIGAVHRGDGSGTSFVFTSYLSEVSPTWKKNYGAGALIAWEGGAGARGNDGIAALVRQTPGAIGYVEYTYAAENGLSMAQLKNKDGFEVSPNMESFKSAAAHTLWKAPYDHLSVLNEPGKNSWPITAANLALIACDHSGRSSDQGRREQAFFAWSLRDGVNSAQKLGYLLPPSSVSDEILQHWPQGSCVPYGQSKASQ